In the Topomyia yanbarensis strain Yona2022 chromosome 3, ASM3024719v1, whole genome shotgun sequence genome, one interval contains:
- the LOC131689585 gene encoding cytosolic non-specific dipeptidase has product MASQAEVPAVLKKLFSHIDANKAKYIAALAETVAIKSVSAWPDSRPEIFRMVDWVADRLRALGATIELADVGKQTLSDGRVLDLPKVILGSLGNDPAKKTVVLYGHLDVQPAILEDGWDTEPFVLTEKNGKLYGRGASDDKGPVLGWIHAIEGFKAIGESLPVNLKFVFEGMEESGSEGLDDLLYKRKDDFLSNVDFVCISDNYWLGKDKPCVTYGLRGICYFEVEVECAAKDLHSGVFGGTVYEAMNDLVYLLGTLTDKEGKILIPNIYKEVSPLLPNEQEIYDAIEFDVADYRDQLGANRLQHNEDKTKILMHRWRQPSLSIHGVEGAFYEPGQKTVIPKKVIGKFSIRIVPDQTPDLVENYVSKYLTAKWAERGSPNKFAVRMAHGGKPWTEDPNHPHYQAARIATQHVYQVDPDMTREGGSIPVTLTLQQTTGKNVLLLPMGASDDGAHSQNEKIDVRNYIEGTKLLGAYLYEVSKI; this is encoded by the exons CCACATCGATGCCAACAAAGCAAAGTACATTGCGGCCTTGGCCGAAACGGTCGCCATCAAATCCGTCTCCGCTTGGCCCGATTCGAGACCGGAGATCTTCCGTATGGTCGACTGGGTAGCCGATCGGCTGCGGGCACTCGGAGCAACCATCGAACTGGCTGACGTCGGAAAGCAGACCCTCTCGGATGGGCGTGTACTTGATCTGCCCAAAGTGATCCTGGGATCGCTGGGAAAT GACCCAGCTAAAAAGACAGTCGTTCTCTACGGACACCTCGACGTTCAGCCAGCGATTCTAGAGGACGGTTGGGACACCGAGCCGTTCGTGTTGACGGAGAAGAATGGCAAACTGTACGGCCGTGGTGCCAGCGATGATAAGGGACCGGTGCTCGGTTGGATCCATGCGATCGAAGGTTTCAAGGCGATCGGAGAGTCCCTTCCggtgaatttgaaatttgtctTCGAAGGAATGGAAGAGTCCGGCAGCGAAGGCCTAGACGATCTGTTGTACAAGCGGAAGGACGATTTCTTATCCAACGTGGATTTCGTGTGCATTTCGGATAACTACTGGCTTGGTAAGGATAAACCATGTGTCACGTATGGACTGCGAGGTATTTGCTATTTCGAAGTCGAGGTGGAATGCGCTGCCAAGGATCTGCACAGTGGCGTTTTCGGCGGAACAGT ATACGAAGCGATGAATGATCTGGTCTACCTGCTGGGAACACTGACCGATAAAGAGGGTAAGATCTTGATTCCAAACATTTACAAGGAAGTATCTCCGCTGTTGCCCAACGAACAGGAGATCTATGATGCAATTGAGTTCGACGTAGCCGACTATCGCGATCAGTTGGGTGCGAACCGGCTTCAACACAACGAGGATAAGACGAAGATCCTAATGCACCGCTGGCGCCAGCCAAGTCTTTCCATCCACGGTGTAGAGGGAGCTTTCTACGAGCCGGGACAGAAAACTGTAATCCCTAAGAAAGTTATTGGCAAATTTTCCATCCGTATCGTGCCCGATCAAACTCCCGATCTGGTGGAGAATTATGTCTCCAAATACCTCACTGCCAAGTGGGCCGAACGTGGCTCACCTAATAAATTTGCCGTAAGAATGGCCCACGGTGGAAAGCCCTGGACAGAAGACCCAAATCATCCACACTATCAAGCCGCAAGGATTGCCACTCAACATGTCTACCAGGTGGATCCGGATATGACACGCGAGGGTGGATCGATTCCGGTGACACtaactctgcagcagactaccGGCAAGAATGTACTGCTACTGCCGATGGGTGCCTCGGATGACGGCGCTCATTCGCAAAATGAGAAAATTGACGTTCGCAACTATATCGAGGGG ACTAAATTGCTTGGAGCTTATTTGTATGAAGTGTCAAAGATCTAA
- the LOC131689588 gene encoding OCIA domain-containing protein 1, with protein MDRAEQVHALEDGQRNALNYKFSPEELKVLQECNREAFFQRSLPFGTICGIGTWYAVQRGYLKASQRFGAGPKVFIGITLGYFMGKLSYQTRCADKIMRIPNSRLAELIRQRRQGGPGGVERLLPDQGLGAGSMLSPFGPTSPSDSYTEKQLDRSDTFNLDIHVPQYSGLDDSGRPTLDSNQAFDEDLQLPPSPQVTKSYEELRRQNREEYVKRHQAPYRSPVLDDQPPIRREVDRPKYEDQPQPSLPKNKYGDTWSQ; from the exons ATGGATAGGGCAGAACAGGTACACGCACTGGAAGATGGACAACGCAATGCTCTG AATTATAAGTTTTCCCCGGAAGAATTAAAAGTACTGCAGGAATGTAACCGCGAAGCGTTCTTCCAACGGTCACTGCCGTTCGGAACGATTTGCGGCATCGGAACCTGGTATGCTGTTCAGAGAGGATATTTAAAG GCTAGTCAACGTTTCGGTGCTGGACCAAAAGTTTTTATCGGTATTACCTTGGGATACTTTATGGGAAAGCTGAGCtaccaaaccaggtgcgctgaTAAAATTATGCGTATTCCCAATTCAAGACTTGCTGAATTGATTCGCCAGCGCCGGCAGGGTGGTCCTGGGGGTGTTGAGAGACT ATTGCCTGATCAAGGTTTAGGTGCCGGTAGCATGCTATCTCCATTTGGACCAACCTCTCCGAGTGACAGCTACACCGAGAAACAACTGGATCGGTCCGATACATTCAACCTAGATATACACGTTCCGCAGTACTCCGGACTGGATGACAGTGGGCGACCTACACTCGATT CCAATCAGGCATTTGACGAGGATCTCCAGCTGCCGCCAAGTCCTCAGGTGACCAAATCCTACGAAGAACTACGGCGACAGAATCGGGAGGAGTATGTAAAACGACACCAGGCCCCCTATCGGTCGCCGGTTCTAGACGACCAACCGCCGATTAGGCGCGAGGTGGACCGACCGAAGTACGAGGATCAACCCCAGCCATCGCTACCCAAAAATAAGTATGGCGATACTTGGTCACAATGA